From Qipengyuania psychrotolerans:
CATGTCGGCCAAGGACTGCGAGATTTCGTCTTCGTAAATCCGGTTCATCACGACCACCAGGCCGGGATCGATGTCCTTGAGCTGGTCTGGAGCAATAATGGGGTGTCCGGTCCCGGGCATGAAGTGGCCCTGCCGATTGGGATTGATGTCGGTCACAAAGTCCACGGCTTGTGCGATATCAGGCAAAGTCAGGAACGAGACGGCCTTTGAACCCGACCCCCAGAGTACCACGGTCTTTCCATCGGCCTTCGCCTTGGCGACGGTGCCGCGCCAGTGTTTCTTGTGCTCTTCAAGCCGGTCGGGGAAGGTTTCGACAAGCTGCGCGAGTGCATCGAAGGCTTCTGCGTCGTGCACCGCGTCGGGGCTGCGGTTCGGCAACGCCTCGATCGTCAGATATTGATCGTCATATTCGATCGCCGTGCGCGTCACCTTGAAGCCATTGCTCGAAAACAGGTGCCGCAGCGAGCTTTCGGTGAAGTACGAACAATGCTCGTGGTAGATATCCTCGAAGGCGCAGTGCCTGATGATACGGTCCGCTTCGGGAACCTGGAAAAACACCACTGTCTGCTTGTCCGGATCAAGGCCCGCTCGGATCGTCGAGATGAAGTCAGACGTCTGCGTGATATGCTCGAGCGTCATCTTGCAGCACAGGAAATCGGGCTGATCGTCGCAGTGATACGGCTCGAAATATTCGGGGATCAACGTTACCCGCTCCGCACCGGCCACACCTTCCAGCCGTTCGGGAAGCGCGCTGGGATCAATGCCCACGCCCTCGTTTTCGCCCAGTTGTGAAAGCAGCAGTAGGAATTCACCCTTGCCGCAGCCGATTTCCATCACCCGCTTGCCGGTCAGTCCGTGGCGATCGATCATCTGCTGGGCAAGATCGCGGTGAAACTTCGAGAACGTCGGTGAGAATCCCTGAGTTTCTTCGTAACGCCCGGAATATTCGGTCAAATCCTGGCGGAATGCGGAGTTGTAAATGAAGCCGCAGGTTTGACAGAAACGCAGCGCAATCGAACCCTTGTCGCATCCCACCGCGTCCTCGCGGGTGTCGAACAGGATGCACGAATTGGTGGGTACGTCCTCGACCTCATAGAATAGCTTGGTCTTCCCGGAACCGCAGGTCGGACATGTCGTGACGTGGCCAAGATCGTTGAGTTCGATCTTGGTATCTGCGACCGGCGGTGCCTCGACCATGTTCATTGCACGATCCTCGGCTCGGGAACCGGGACGATGAAGCGGCCGCCTTGCGCGAGGTACTGTTCCTGCTGTGCAATGATCTCTTCGGCAAAATTCCAGGCAAGCATGAGGGTGAAATCAGGCTGCCGTTCGACTAGCGCCTCCGGTTCGAGGATCGGCAGCTTTGCGCCCGGCATGAACTTGCCCTGCTTGTTGACGTTGCGATCGACCACGAAGTCGATCTGGGTGGTGTCGAGGCCGCAGTAATTGAGCAGCGTCGCGCCCTTTGCAGCAGCGCCATATGCAGCAATCGAATGGCCCTTGGCTTTCAGGCCGTTGATGAGAGCAAGCAGCTCACTGCGCAGCGTGTCGACCCGCGCAGAAAACTCGGCAAAGAACTCGGACCGGTCGAGCCCGATTGCGCGTTCGTTGGCGAGCATGTCGGTGACGCTGGCATCGACGGCTTCGCTTTGCTCCACGAAAATTCGCAGCGAACCGCCATGGATGGAAAGCTCCTCTACCCGATTAACGAACAATCCATGGCGACGGAAAAGCTTGTCGAGCGCGGTGAGCGAGAAATAGCACAGGTGCTCGTGATAGATCGTGTCGAACTCGGCCTGTTCGATCAGCGGCAATAGGTACGGCATTTCGATCACCGCCACCCCCGTGGGCTTGAGGATCGTGGCGATGCCGGCAACGAAGCCGTTGGTGTCCGCGACATGCGCGAGCACGTTGTTGGCATGAATGATGTCGGCTTTGCCGCGCGCTTCGGCCAGGTCGCTGGCCAATTGCTCGGTAAAGAAACCGCACATCGTTTTGACGCCGACTTTTCTTGCTGCTGCGGCAGGCCCGTCTGCCGGATCGATACCCAGCACCGGAATGCCCTTCTCGACATAATTGCGCAGCAGATAGCCATCGTTGCTCGCCAGTTCGATCACGAGGCTGTCCGAACCCAGATTGCGCTCTTCCAGCCTTGCAAGGACGTTCCTGCGCGAATGCTCCATCAGCGCGGGCGAGAAGGAAGAATAGTACGGATAGGCGTCCGCAAACAGCACATCGGGCGAGACTGTTTCGAGGATTTGTACCAGCGAGCAATCCGGGCAGAATGCCACCTCCAGCGGAAAAACCAGCTCAGGCTCGCTGAGCCCTTCGGTGGTGAGCAGCCTGTCGGTAAGCGGCGTATAGCCGAGATCGAGAAACCGCTCGAGCGAAGTGCCCTCGCATGATCTGCAGCAGGTTTCAGTGCGCGAGTATTTGCCCGGTTGTTCAAGAACGATCTGGTTCATGTTCTGCCTTTCACGCGTTTTCCAATTCGCGGACGGGATAAAGGTCTTCGCTGACCGATCCTGCCTCGATGTTCTGCTTGATGTGAGCGATCCGCTTGAAGCGCGGCCCTTCGAAATCATCCAGGGTCAGGCCGCTGTGCACGAATGCCTCATACAGCTGCTCGATGCCGCGCCGGCAGGTCCATTGCGGCTTGAAGCCATGGAGCTTGCGGGCGATGTAATTGCAGTCGACCCGGTAGTTGCGCACGTCCGGGCTGGCATCGTGGGAAAACCCGACTTTCGAACCGGGTACGACGTCGCGCACGAGCTCGGCGATCTCGCGGATCTGGTAGTTCTCCGTGGTCTGCCCGACATTGAAGACCTCTCGGTGCACGTCGCTGCGATCGGCTTCGATCGTCGCGATATAGGCCAGTGCGATATCCTCGACGTGCACGATCGGGCGCCACGGCGAACCGTCGCTCTTGAGATGAACTTCGCCAGTGGTGCACGCCCACGCCGTCAAATTGTTCACAACCAGATCAAACCGCAGCATGGGCGACAGGCCATAAGCCGTGGACGCTCGCAGGAACGTCGGACTGAAGCCATCGTCCGCGATCGCGGTTATGGCTTTTTCGGCTTCGACTTTCGACACGCCATAAGGTGTGACAGGATTGAGATCACCGCCTTCGTCGATGAAATCATCGCCCGATGCCCCGTAATTGGAACACGAAGAGGCATAGACGAACCGTTTCACGCCAGCGGATTTCGCAAGGCGCGCAAGATCGATCGAAGCCTGGGCGTTGATCTCTTGCGTCAGGCCCGGACGGTAGTCGCCCAACGGGTCGTTCGAAAGTCCGGCAAGGTGGATAACAGCATCAAGTCCGCCAAGCTTTTCTTTCGATGCAGGGTCGCGCACGAATTCCCGTACATCCCCTCCGATGGAGCGGATATCGGCAGTGTCGGGCAGGAAATTGCAGTCTTCGAAAAGATTGCTGTCGAGACCTACGACATCATGATTGCGCTCGAGCAAGCGCGGCGCCAGCACCGTTCCGATGTAGCCTCGATGTCCAGTCAATAGAACTTTCACTGCTTTCGTCCTTCCATAATTTCCACGGCGCGTGCCCGGACGACCAGAACTCGTTGAGGATCTGCTTCTCGCGCATCGTGTCCATGCATTGCCAAAAGGAATTGTGGCGATACGCCATCAGCTGTCCGTCTTCGGCCAGCCGTGAAAGCGGCGCCTGTTCGAACATGGTTTCCTCGTTGTCGATGTAATCCATCACACCCGGTTCGAGCACGAAGAATGCGCCGTTGATCCAGCCTTCGCCGATCTGGGGTTTCTCGGTAAAATCCGTGATCATCTCGCCGTCGAATTGGAGATGGCCGTAACGCGCAGGCGGGCGAACCGCGGTGAGCGTGGCAAGCTTTCCGTGCGACTTGTGAAAGGCCAGCAGTTCGCCGATGTCGATGTCGGCCACGCCGTCGCCCCAGGTCACCATCATGGTGCGGTCACCCAGCCAGCTAGAGAGTTTCTTGATCCGGCCACCGGTCCCGGCGTTGGTGCCCGTTTCCACCAGGTCGACATTCCAGTCAGGGATGCATTCCGGGGAATGGCGGACGAGTTCGCCTTTGCGCGTACTGATCGAAATCGACCCGGAAACGCGGAAATATTCGCGGAACCAGCGCTTGATGTATTCGCCTTTGTATCCCAGCGCGATGCTGAAATCGTTGAAGCCGTAATGCGCGTATATCTTCATGATATGCCACAGGATCGGCATCCCGCCGATTTCGACCATCGGCTTCGGGCGCATCTCGGTTTCTTCGGAAAGACGAGACCCCAGGCCGCCGGCGAGGATACCCACTTTGACATCGGAAAGGTCATAACGTGACATGTTCTAAACCACCTCGCTCGTTTCCTGTTTTCGTACCGGTCGGATGAAAATCTGTTTTGCTGCGCGTGCGATCGAAGGGGAGACCATGCTGGCAAGCTCGAGGCAGTAACGGCCCAATTGGATGGGCTTCAAACTGCGCCAAACCAGCATGGCGCGGAGACGCCACGGCGACACCAGATCACCGTGGCGGGATGCAATCTCGAAAAGATGCAGGGAAAGCTGCGAATGCTCTGCGGCAGCGCCGCGGCTTTTCGTGCCGGTCTGCCACAGGCTGCGCTGGATCTTGTCATCGATGTTGATCGAACGCTGCTCATGTTCGCGGTTGAAGAAGACTGCCTCTTCGATGCGCCTGAATTTGCCCATCAATGCCGCTTCGGCGAGCACAGCCCGATCTGAACCGTAATAGGGCCGGTGAAGGGTCGAGCGCGCCAGGTTATTCCGTCTGAACAGGCCGAATATCGGGAAACACGTGCCCGACATCTCGATCGCCTGCTTGAACCGGACTGCCGGATCGTCGCTTTCAAGCGAAGGCGTTTCCTCTCCGACCGGTTCGATAATTGCGCCACTGGGGCTGATCCCCTTGGTCGACCCGAAAGCCAGTGCCACACTCGCATCTGCATCAAGCACGCGGACGCACTCTTCCAGGAAGTTCGGGCTCAGCGTGTCATCGTGGGCGCACCATTTCAGGTACTGGCCCCGGCCATGCTCGTATCCCAGGTTGTAGTTCGCCGAAGCTCCGATGTTGCGCGGGTTGCGGATCAGTTCGATCCGGCTGTCGCGTGCCGCATACTCCCTGATAATCGCGCAGGTATCGTCACTCGACGCGTTGTCGGTGACGATCAGTTCAAAATCTTCGAAGCTTTGCGCCAGTATCGAATCCAGCGCATCCCTGATGTAATTCGACCCATTGTAGACGGGCATCGCCAAGGTCACTTTGGGTTTCGACTGAGGCAAGATCTCTTCCTATTTGCGGTTCCACGTTCGGACTGCGCACCTGCCGGTTCGATCATTGGCCTGGCTCTTGCGCGGACACTTGGGTTTCCACCGCTGATCCAGAACCGTGCGGCATCGAAAAACCGGCACTGCTGAACAAATGTTTACCTGCATGGCGAGGCGATAGGGAGACGCGCACTGTGCTTAGACCGAAGGGGCAAGCGGCTAATCCTAATGGGCAAATTTATTCCGCGAATGGCGATGATTTGGCCGGAGAGGGAATGATCCCAACTCGTTCGGGACAGCTTGCACCTGTTCGCGAACCCCCGAAATTGCCTCGCAGCGCCTGCGGGAGGGGCAAGCCGAAGGCCGCTGCGGACGCTGGCCGGAAGCACGAAAAATCAAATCCCAAGCGGCCGCATGCGGAGGGCAAAGGCCGGCTTGGCGCCTCACATGTTTAGAAAAAGACGCGCCATCCCGGGTGTCCATTCCAGCGGTCTTTGATGCGGTCGAACTGGCGGTCGCCCGAAGTCAAAATCGAACTAGTCCAAGATAACCTTCGCTGTGGGAATTGATCAGCCGTACAAGAATTCATCGAAGAATTGCAAATGCTTGGCTGCATTGGGGTGCGATCCGGAAACATTTGAGCGGTCACGCGCGACCATGCTCTCGATCCTGCAAGGAAGTTACGGAGATTGATGGAATGAGCAACCTCAGTGGAACCGTCTTCATTTTGGTGAACGATGCCATGCCTCGCTTTGTTCGGCTGGAATTTACGTCCGGTGACGATGCGGCCGCCAAGATCGCCAAAACCAATAAATCTGCGCTACCGGTCCCGTTCCGGCTCTACTTTGCAGCCGAGGTGGCGGACTGGAAGGCGCTGGAGCGCAGTCTTCGGTTCCTGTTTTCCAAGCACTATGATGCCGATGATCAGGCATATCTGACAATCAATCCCGACCTCCTGAGAGCCGCGATCGAACCCTCGGTCATCAATGCCATCGAGCTGAGCGACAAAGAACTTGGCATCTCGCCGCAGAAACGCGCGCAGATGGACCAGCTCAGGGCAGCCAACGAAGACCTCAATATGCAGGCGCTGAACGCCAAACCCGGCACGATCCTCTATTTTGCCAACGAGCCTTCGATTTCATGTACCGCGCTCGGCAATGGTTTGGTGCAACTGGATGGAAAGTCTCTGACACCGGTTCAGGCCGCTCAAGTCGCCATGCGCAAGATCGGCTTCGACTGGGAAGAAATTGCCGGTTCCGATTACTGGATCAAGCTTAGCGCGCAGGCGCAAACCAGCCACGTTCCAAACGGCAGCGCGGTACATGTCGAAACCATCATGCCCGAAAAGCCCATTGTACCGAACGACGCCGATGATTCGCCTGTTATGGTGATCCGAAACAAGAAGTTATGACTGGCACCGCCCCAGCGACTGAAAATCTCTGGTCGGCCGACATGTCGAGCGGCAATCCGACTGCGCAAACTCGGCCCAATTCGGGCCCTGCACGCTATTTCTGGGGCCTTGATCTGGTCAGGTTCGGTTCCGCCTTAATGGTGGTCCTTTTCCATTTTGTTGCATTTGGCGGTGATGCGCCCCTCTGGCCCGCCGAGCCAGGCGATGCTCCTTTCAGTTGGCTTGCACCCATTGCCTGGATGGGGTGGGTCGGCGTGCAGATATTCTTTGTTCTTTCCGGTTTCGTAATTGCCGCAAGCGCGCGCGGATCGAACGCGGGCACGTTCCTTAGAAAGCGGGCAATCCGGCTTTTGCCGGCGCTCTGGATCGCAGCGACAATCGCACTGATCGCAAGGTTGTTATGGGGCGAACCGCTACAGCTGCTCCTCCCCGCCTTCCTGAAGACTCTGGTCCTTTCGCCCAAGGGTCCATACATCGATGGCGTGGTATGGACCCTGGTAGTCGAAGCGGCCTTCTACCTCGGAACGACTGCGGCGATACTGGTAGCTCCATGGTTCGGCGGAACACAGCGCACGCTGCGCACGTATGCGCTGCTGCTCGCAGGTGCCAGCGCGGCATTCACGGTTGTGTTCTGGGCATCGCTCGGAGCGTCGCAAACACTCGCTGCGTCCGGGTTAGCCGATAGGCTGAGCTCTTTCATGTTCGATGTTTCGCTGCTCCGCCACGGCGTTTTCTTCGCCTTGGGAATGCTGATGTACGAGGCAGTGCAGGCCGGTGCGGAGCGCCGGGATGCCGCGTTGATGATCGGTATCAGCCTGATCTGCATGCTACAGATCGGCAATCAGGTTCCTGATGATCGGACCGCATTGGCGCCGGTGATGATCTGGGCTTCAGCAGCTGCACTCATTTTTTTTGGCGCGAAATATGGCGACCGGCTTATCAAGACGGACGTGCGCCACATCATGCGCCCCATCGGGTTGATGACCTACCCGCTTTACCTCAATCACTTCATCCTCGGCCAATCTCTGTTGCCGGTGTTCGGTTGGTGGATTTCCAACTCGGCTGTACTTGCAGCAGTCCTGCTGGCCGTGCTGCTCGCCAACGCTTGGATCATGGCGCAATATCCTGAGCGCATGATCCAGAGCAGGTTGAAAAAAGTGATGCTGAAGGACAAGCCGCCTCGCCCGCTTCAGGATGCGAAAGCAGTGGGCTGATGACGGGTTTCCTAATTACAGATCACCCTGTTTTTCCCTGCGCGCAATATTCGTTGGGACGCGCAGCGATCGTATCATGACCCGAATTGCGCTGCTCAATGTGAAATACAGCCCCAATCTGGGCGACGGGGTGATTGCTGAATGCCTCGAATACGAACTGGCGAGGCTGCACCCTGATTGGGACATCTCCTCGATCGATCTGGCCGGGCGTGACGGCTTTGGAAACGGGCCTGAAAAAGCGCGTGGACGGGCAATTCGCATCTTGAACAGCCTGCCCGGGCCAGCCCGGACAATCGCAGCCGCCACCGCTCTCAGGGTACTCATCGAATTGCGGTATCGCAAAAGGTGGCAAAGCCAGATGAGGGGCGTTTCCGGAATAATCTTGGGCGGCGGGCAACTGATTGCCGATGCAGACCTGAATTTTCCGCTGAAGATCGAGGCGATCCTGCAAGAAGTCGCGCGGCTGAATGCCTCCTTTGCAGTGTTCGGCGTCGGAGTATCAGACCAGCTCTCTGTCCCTGCTAAGCGGTTATTTAAAAAGGCCTTCCGCGCTGCTCCGCCGGTCCATGTGGCTGTCCGCGACGATGCGTCCATAGCCAGCTGGGATCGGCATTTCGCAGGCTATGATCTGCCCAATGCAGCGCCCTGCCGGGACCCGGGACTTCTGGCCCATGAACTGTACACCGTGACCGAAAGGCTCAGCGATGGCGCGCCGCCAATGATCGGGGTCGGAATTGTCGACCCCAGGACCCTCGCGCTGCATTCCGAGGAGGTGGAGTTAAGCTCTATCCAGGCAGCGCGCGAGTTTTGGGAACAGCTTTGCCGAAGGCTGCTGGCAATGGGATACCGCATCAGGCTGTTCACGAACGGGCCTGCCGATGACGAGGAATTCCTCGATAGCGTTCATGCCGAATTGCAGGATACCATGACTGAAAAGGCTCCGCGTCCAAGGGTGCCGCGGCAACTTGCCGATACCGTGTCCGGAATGGATGCCATCGTCGCCCACCGCCTCCATGCCAATATCCTCGCATATTCGTTTCGGGTGCCGCACGTAGGGCTTTCGTGGGATCCGAAAGTATCTGCATTCTTCGGGTCGGTGGGCAGGCCGCAATTCGTAGCAGACACGCTCACACATGATCCGGGTCAAGTCGCGGCTCTTATCAAGCAATCGATTGAGGAAGGCATAGACGAAGCTTCACACGCTGATGTCCTTGCGGAGACCAGGACTGCAATCGCCCGCTGCGCAAGCGACCTGTTCGCTGCCTCCGACACGGTTGCCGCATCACAAGTCGAGTATGCGTTCGGGGCTAGATTTGCCTCTCAGGATATCAAGCAGCCCCACGAGGTTACCCCGCAGCCTTCCCCGGCGATCGACAAAGGGTTCGGGCCTCACTGATTTCAGCAGATTGACCGCGACGTATTTGAAGATGTTTTCGTACATGTGACGCTTGGGCGCTGTACCTTTGCGGATCAGGTAGATGGGGTTTGCAACTTGGGAATATCCCAGCCGAACACCCGACGTTCGCCCAGCCTTTATGCCGCGGTGCGCGCCAACCAGGCGGTTTATGCGTACCAGGCGACCTTCCTGCATCAGCTGGTTGGTCAAATCGAGATCCTCCAGCCATCCGTAAAGCGGAAGCTTTTCATCAAACCGGCGTTGGCACAGCGCAGACGTGCGGATTGCCATGTTGCAACCGTAGAGGCCGAAGAGCTGAGCCCGCCCGGGATCACCGTCGGGGTAAGCCTGCGCATGTCGGTGAATAGCCTGAAGAGCTTCCCCGCGACCGATCCCGGCGCCGCTGACACCATCGGCCACGACCAACCCCGTGACGCCGACGATATCCGGACCATCTTCGAACGCCTCTTCCAATCTTTCGAGGTAATGCTGATCGGGTATGAAATCGTCATCGAAGAATACGAGGATGTCACAGTCGTCGGCAGCAATGTCGATGGCCAGATTGCGTTGCACGCAGCTGCCTTTTCTGTCGCAGATCAACGTTTCGTTTGCGAGCAAAGGGTCCCTGTCCGGCGCGTCATCAGGCGTAGTGACCGCGAAGATCGTGCGATCGGGAAGCCGTGTCTGCGCCCGCAGGTCGCCCACCAGGTCCTGTGCCGCTTCACGCCTTCCCAAGGTTGCAATAATGGCGGCAATCCGCACCGAAATAATCTCCGACAACTGTGTTGCAAGCCGGCCCCGTCTCCCGAAGCGTCCCCTCTTTGTCCCGGGAAAACCGTCAGAGCCAAGCTATTCACACTACCATAGCGTCACCAGGAACCGTTTTGACCTGACCATCAATCGTACCACTTAATATTCGATGATCCGGCCTCTTCGAACCGGTATGAAGATGCCCTGATGCCGAAACCCGAAACTTCACCAAGGCTGGTAAAAATTGGTCTCATGATCGACCAAGAGCTTGGTTTCGAGCAATGGGAGATTGACCTCTTCGACCGGCTAATCGGCAATCCGGCCATATCTGTTGAGGCGGTTCTGGTTTGCCGCGGTGCATCGCGATTGGCGAAACCCGGCTTCACCCTGCAATCGGTACTTGCGATCGAGGCGATGATCTTCGGCATGGCCGCAGGACGGGTTTCACGCAGGGCAAGCGACGTGCTCGGATCGGTGCCGCATATACCGTGGAACGAGGCCGACAGGCTGCACCCTGATCTTGACCTGATCCTGTCTCATGTCCCGGGTCTTCCCGGCGCGATCAGGGCAGAGCTTTCAAGCGAGGTATGGGAGTACAGCTTCAATCGCGGCGCTCAGACGATGCCGGAAGCTTTGGGCTTTCGCGAGACCAAAGAGCAGAAGCCCGTCACGCGCATGGCAATCTTCGGGCATTTACCCTGCGGCACTTACCGAGAGGTCGGCAGTTGCGAGATCGGGACCAAATTCAGCGCTGTTTTCACTGCCATGTTCGCCAAGTCCATCCTGCCGGCGTTCGCGGAGCGGGAACTCGTGCACTACCGCAAGCACAGGCTTTCACCGGTGGCGGTTACAAGTCCTGCTACCCAGGATGATGCCCGCACTGCGAGCCCGCCCAGCCTGATTGAGCTAAGCATCTACGTAGTGCAACTTGCAGGAAGGGTTCTGCGCCGAACCTCGGCCGAAGTTCTCAGGCGTTTCGGCGCGCGGCCGGGGTCCTGGTCGCTCTTGATCGGCAGAGGGGATGCCCTGAACTCCCCGCTGGACCAGCTCACCGAGCTTCGGCAACCCGACGGGCAATTTCGGGCGGACCCGTTCCTCTTCCAGAAGGACGGCCAGACCTACGTGTTCTTCGAGTCATGCGATTACTCCGATGGTCGCGGCAAGATTTGCGTTGGGCGCATCGACGGAAACCGGCTGGTGGATATCACCGAGCTCGACCTTGGCGACGGCCATCTGTCGTACCCGTTTGTCTTCGCCGAAGACGGCGAGATTTTCATGATCCCCGAAACATCACACAACAGGCGCGTGGAAGTTTGGCGGTGCACCGAATTCCCCGCACGATGGACGCTACACGCAACAGGCCTGGAAGGTCGCTCCCCCGCCGACACTGTGATGTTCAAGTCCAGCGATCAGTGGTGGTTGCTGACCAATCTCTGCACCGGAAGCGTGATCGAGCATTGCATGGAACTTCATGCTTACAGGGTCGATGGTCCGGACCTTGAACTGATCGAACCGCACCCACTCAACCCGGTGGTGCTCGATACGACCAGCGCCCGCAATGCGGGCCGACCTTTCGAAAGGGATGGCCGGCTCATCAGGCCTGCCCAAATGAACAGCCATGGGACCTACGGATATGGCCTGCGCCTGATGGAGGTTACCGAGCTTTCGATGGACGCCTTTTCCGAAAGGGAAATCAGGCGGATTGAACCGGATGCATCGCAAGCGACAATCGGGTGTCACCACCTCGATATCAATGATGATATGTTCATCCTGGACGCACGGCGAGCGTTCGGGTCACGCCGCTGGGGCGCGCGGCCGATAGCCTTGAGGGCATCATGACACCGGCCCGTATCGTCATCATCAACGACAGCACCAATGCAACGGGCGGGGCGACCTCGCTGGCCCTGAAGTCCGCACAGCTCCTGTCAGACGCGGGTCACCAGGTGACCTTCGTGACCGGGGACGAGGGCTCCCGCGACAACCTCCCGGACACGGTTGATGTGGCCGCGCTCGGCGGCAAGAGTTTGCTTGATCTGCCCATGAGGCAGCGCATTCCCAAAGGCCTGTATAACCTCCAGGCCAGCCGCTTTGTCAGCCGAGTGATCAGCGAACTGGATTCGCCCGATGTGGTCTATCACCTGCACGGCTGGGCCCAGACGCTCTCCCCGTCGATTCTGGCGCCATTGCGGAAGGTCCAGGACCGGCTCGTCATTCACGCGCACGATTTCTTCCATGCGTGTCCGAACGGAACCTATTTCAATTTTCAAACTGAATCAGTGTGCCATCTGAAGCCGCTCAGCAGTCAGTGCCTGAGGACCAATTGCGACAAGCGCAGCGCCTCGCAAAAAGCCTTTCGTACCGTCAGGATGCTGATCAAGAACCAAATTCTCGATATGGGCAATACGCGGGCCCTGGTCGCGGTGATCCATCCTTTCATGACAGACTGGATGGCACGCGCCGGGATTGATGATGCTCAGGTTCGGGTTGTCCGCAATCCGGTTCAGCCCTTCCGCACTGACCGCGTAAAAGCCGAAGCGAACAGCGACCTCTTTTTCATCGGCCGACTGGAGCCTGAAAAGGGCGCGGAACTCGCGGCCCAAGCAGCACGGTCAGCAGGCCGGCGGCTCAGAGTAATCGGCGAAGGGTCGGAACGGAAACGGCTCGAGGCGCAATATCCGGAATGCGTCTGGGAGGGATGGCGATCACATGCCGAAATCGCCCAGCTTATCGTTCATGCCAGGGGCTTGATCATGCCGAGCAGGTTGCCTGAGCCATTCGGACTGGTCTCGCTCGAAGCAATACACAGCGGCGTGCCGCTCATCGCCTTTGCGGATTCCTTTGTGGCACGCGAGGCAGCGGATTTGGGCTGTGCATTCGTCGCCAGCGAAAGACGGCCAGAAGCACTGGCGGCAGCTGTCCGGGCATTGGACGAGGATCATGTCGTTGAGCGGGCGAGCAAGGTAGCGTTTACGCAGGCCCGCGACCTTTCCAACTCGCCGGAACAATGGCGCGATCAATTGCTGTCCCTTTACGGAGAGCTGCTCATATCCTCGCACGCGGCTTACTCGCGCCAGCCGGTTCCACCCAAGCAGGAGCTGGGATGGACGGATTAAGAGCCTTCAAGCGCATATTTGCGTTCCTGCTTGCCCAGGCCGGATTGCTCCTCGCCGGAATGATCTTCCATGCGCTCGAGATTGTGAGGCATGCGCCTGCATCGCTTCCTGTAATCACCGAGATGTTGTTCGGGGCCCTCACCCTGATGATCCTCAGGCTGGCTTGGCCAATGGCATCGAGCAGCATCGAACTGTTCTGGGGCACAAGCGTCAAATTGCTGGTCAAGCGATGGATGCATCCGAGCCTGACCATCGGTGCCATCGCATGCCTTGTCTGCGCCGCAGTACTGGCAATTGGCGGAGGCAGTGAAGTGGCCCTCGCGGTAGCGCAAACGATCGCCGTCGGCGCATTCCTCGTTCCCTTCGCCATCTCCTGCGCGCTTCTCATTTCGGCCATAAGGCGCCTCAGGGCCTATCGAAACGGCATAGGAATGATGACCGCCAATGCAGGCTCTGCGGCTGGTTTGCAGAGAGCAAAAGCGTCAATCTCGAGCGAACTTGGGGAAAGCGAAACCACCGTC
This genomic window contains:
- a CDS encoding glucosamine inositolphosphorylceramide transferase family protein, with product MPKPETSPRLVKIGLMIDQELGFEQWEIDLFDRLIGNPAISVEAVLVCRGASRLAKPGFTLQSVLAIEAMIFGMAAGRVSRRASDVLGSVPHIPWNEADRLHPDLDLILSHVPGLPGAIRAELSSEVWEYSFNRGAQTMPEALGFRETKEQKPVTRMAIFGHLPCGTYREVGSCEIGTKFSAVFTAMFAKSILPAFAERELVHYRKHRLSPVAVTSPATQDDARTASPPSLIELSIYVVQLAGRVLRRTSAEVLRRFGARPGSWSLLIGRGDALNSPLDQLTELRQPDGQFRADPFLFQKDGQTYVFFESCDYSDGRGKICVGRIDGNRLVDITELDLGDGHLSYPFVFAEDGEIFMIPETSHNRRVEVWRCTEFPARWTLHATGLEGRSPADTVMFKSSDQWWLLTNLCTGSVIEHCMELHAYRVDGPDLELIEPHPLNPVVLDTTSARNAGRPFERDGRLIRPAQMNSHGTYGYGLRLMEVTELSMDAFSEREIRRIEPDASQATIGCHHLDINDDMFILDARRAFGSRRWGARPIALRAS
- a CDS encoding glycosyltransferase family 2 protein; this encodes MSEIISVRIAAIIATLGRREAAQDLVGDLRAQTRLPDRTIFAVTTPDDAPDRDPLLANETLICDRKGSCVQRNLAIDIAADDCDILVFFDDDFIPDQHYLERLEEAFEDGPDIVGVTGLVVADGVSGAGIGRGEALQAIHRHAQAYPDGDPGRAQLFGLYGCNMAIRTSALCQRRFDEKLPLYGWLEDLDLTNQLMQEGRLVRINRLVGAHRGIKAGRTSGVRLGYSQVANPIYLIRKGTAPKRHMYENIFKYVAVNLLKSVRPEPFVDRRGRLRGNLVGLLDILRGKSSPERILDL
- a CDS encoding acyltransferase family protein, yielding MTGTAPATENLWSADMSSGNPTAQTRPNSGPARYFWGLDLVRFGSALMVVLFHFVAFGGDAPLWPAEPGDAPFSWLAPIAWMGWVGVQIFFVLSGFVIAASARGSNAGTFLRKRAIRLLPALWIAATIALIARLLWGEPLQLLLPAFLKTLVLSPKGPYIDGVVWTLVVEAAFYLGTTAAILVAPWFGGTQRTLRTYALLLAGASAAFTVVFWASLGASQTLAASGLADRLSSFMFDVSLLRHGVFFALGMLMYEAVQAGAERRDAALMIGISLICMLQIGNQVPDDRTALAPVMIWASAAALIFFGAKYGDRLIKTDVRHIMRPIGLMTYPLYLNHFILGQSLLPVFGWWISNSAVLAAVLLAVLLANAWIMAQYPERMIQSRLKKVMLKDKPPRPLQDAKAVG
- a CDS encoding polysaccharide pyruvyl transferase family protein, whose translation is MTRIALLNVKYSPNLGDGVIAECLEYELARLHPDWDISSIDLAGRDGFGNGPEKARGRAIRILNSLPGPARTIAAATALRVLIELRYRKRWQSQMRGVSGIILGGGQLIADADLNFPLKIEAILQEVARLNASFAVFGVGVSDQLSVPAKRLFKKAFRAAPPVHVAVRDDASIASWDRHFAGYDLPNAAPCRDPGLLAHELYTVTERLSDGAPPMIGVGIVDPRTLALHSEEVELSSIQAAREFWEQLCRRLLAMGYRIRLFTNGPADDEEFLDSVHAELQDTMTEKAPRPRVPRQLADTVSGMDAIVAHRLHANILAYSFRVPHVGLSWDPKVSAFFGSVGRPQFVADTLTHDPGQVAALIKQSIEEGIDEASHADVLAETRTAIARCASDLFAASDTVAASQVEYAFGARFASQDIKQPHEVTPQPSPAIDKGFGPH
- a CDS encoding glycosyltransferase family 4 protein; the protein is MTPARIVIINDSTNATGGATSLALKSAQLLSDAGHQVTFVTGDEGSRDNLPDTVDVAALGGKSLLDLPMRQRIPKGLYNLQASRFVSRVISELDSPDVVYHLHGWAQTLSPSILAPLRKVQDRLVIHAHDFFHACPNGTYFNFQTESVCHLKPLSSQCLRTNCDKRSASQKAFRTVRMLIKNQILDMGNTRALVAVIHPFMTDWMARAGIDDAQVRVVRNPVQPFRTDRVKAEANSDLFFIGRLEPEKGAELAAQAARSAGRRLRVIGEGSERKRLEAQYPECVWEGWRSHAEIAQLIVHARGLIMPSRLPEPFGLVSLEAIHSGVPLIAFADSFVAREAADLGCAFVASERRPEALAAAVRALDEDHVVERASKVAFTQARDLSNSPEQWRDQLLSLYGELLISSHAAYSRQPVPPKQELGWTD